GCCGGTCGGGGTGCCGTCCTGGCCGTCGTGCGCCAGGACGCCGATGCCGAGGTGGGCGGAGCCGCGGGCGGGGACCGTGGCGGCGCCGGCCGGGTGCGTGAGGCCCGCCAGGAGGAGTCCGGAGAGGGCGAGGGCGAGGGAGAGGTGCCGCAGGCGTGGGCCTGGTGATCGGGGTCCGGGCGCGGGCATGGCGTGCCTCCGTGAGGGGGGAAGGACGTGCTGTGGATGGCGTGGGCATGCCAGCTGGCGCCTGGTGAAGAAGCTACGCACGCGGCGCACCGGGTGGGAAGGGGGTCCGGACGACGCCGTTGGTCTAGCCCTGCGAAATACTGGCGGAGCTGCGGCGATGACGGTCTTTGGCGGAAACTTTCACGATCGGGAAAGCGGACCATGGGTGCTGACGTGCACAAGGACGAGGACAGAGACGACGACGGGCTGCCCGTGGGCCCCGACGGACTCGCCGTCGACCACGAATACCTGTCCCTGGAGCGCGAGTTGACGTTCCTCTTCCGCCGGGCCCGGGCCAACCAGGGCGAGATGGCCCGCGAGGTCCACCCCGACCTGGAGTCCGCCGCGTACGGCCTGCTGGTCCGGCTCGACGAGTACGGCAGGCAGCGGGCCACGGAGCTGGCCGCCTACATCGGCGTCGGCAAGGCCACGATGTCCCGCCAGCTGCGCGCCCTGGAGGACCTCGGCCTGATCGCCCGCGAGCCCGACCCGGCGGACGGCCGCGCCTGGCTGGTCGACCTCACCGACGAGGGCCGCCGCCGCGTCGCCCACGTCCGCGAGGCCCGGCGGGCGCGCTACGTCAGCCAGCTCTCCCACTGGGACCGCCGCGAGGTCGCCGAACTGGCCCGGCTGATCCACCAGTTGAACGGGGTCATGGAGAAGTAGCACCGGGTCGCGCGAGAGACCTCCGCGACGGGGAGTCCGGCCGTTACCCTGGCGCCCGTCGGGGGACGGGGGCGATGGGCATGGCTGGAGTGATCCGGCGGTACGGACGGATGCTCGGGGGAGGGCTGTTGGCCGCGACCGCGGTCCTGGCTCCGCTGGGCGCACACGTGGAGTGGGTGCGGACCGCCACGCGGGTGTACGTCCACGCGATGTCCGAGGCGCGGAACGCGGACGCCGACGCGGGGGACGGGAAGGCCGACCAGAAGCTGAAAGCCGCCGAGCGGAAGTACCGGGCCGAGGACCGCCCGCCCCGGACCGGCGAGACGCTCGTGCGCATCGTCCCGGGAAGCGGATCGAACTCGGGCTACTGGCACGCCACGGCACGGCACACCGTGGCCCTGCGTCCCGACGACCCCATGGTCGAGGATCTGCGGGGCGACTCCGACGACCTCGAAACATGGCTGCCGTTCAGCGTCCTGATCGGCGGCGCGACCGACGACTGCGACTCCCAGGGGTTCGGGTTCGGCCCCGACGACGACGGGCTCAAGCAGCAGCGGCCGAAGTCCACGGTGTACGCGACCGACCTCGCCGAGACGGACTGGCGGGGCACCGCATACGACTGCCTGGACGGTCACACGGCCCTCACCGTCGAACCCGAACAGGAGTGGCTGGGGGCGCGCGGCATCTACGACCGCTGGACCGTCACCGTCGAGTCGCCGGACCGCCTCATCGTGGGCCTCGACGGCGGGACGACTCTGAGCCAGAGCCCCCATCGTGCCCGACTGCTGCTGCCCGGCGGTCTCAGCCGCGTGACCGTGGAACTCGGCGGTCCAGACACTCCGGGCGCGGAGCATCTGAGCAATATCGCCCGCATCGGCGAAGCGCTGCAGAAGCATCTGCCCGCCCGCCGGGAGGCGTCCTGGCTCGCGCTCGCCGTGGTGGCGATGACCGTCCGGTGGGTCCTTCCCTTCGTACGGGAGTGGGCGCCGTCCGCCACCCGGCGCCGCTGGACCGGTGCGGCCGTGGCCGGATGCGCGGTGACGGGAGCGGCGCTGGAGTACGCCCTCGCCGGGGTGGGCCTCTCGCAGCCGTGGTGGGCGTATCCGGGCCGTGGGGCGGTGCTCGCGGTCTGGTGGTGGGTGGTGCTGCCGTTCCTGCTGGCCGGTGTCGCGGTGCGGGTGCTCACGGGCCGCCCGCCGCGTCCGTCCGTGCTCCTGGGGCTGCTGCTTCCGAGCGCCGTCCTGCTGATACCCGCCGGTGTCCTCGCGGTGACGGGACGTACTGCCTGGCCCCTGGTGCCGGTGGCCTTCGCGGTCGTCGCGACCGCGGGCGTGGCATGGAGCCTGCGGCGAGGTGCGTGGGGGCCGGCCGGGCGGCGCTGGGCCGGCACGGCGGCGGGCTGCGTATGGCTCGCGGTGCTGGCCGCGGGTCCGGGCACCGGACTGCCCGACAACGGCGACGGAAGGCCGTTCGCCGTCTGGCCCGCGGTGAACTCCCTGGCTCTGGCGGCCCTGGACTGGGGCTGGCCCGCGATCCTGCTGGCCGTGGGCGCCGTGGAGACGCGGCGCAGATGGCTGATGCCGGCGGCGGGCCTCGTGCTGGCCGCCTCCTTGGCCGAGTCGGCGGTCGATCACCACTGGGCCTACGGCTGGTCGGAGCAGTACGACGGGACCTGGACGGTCGTCGGCATGCTGCCCGGTGTCGCCGCGACCTGGCCCCTGGCGGGCGTGCTGATCCTGCTCCTGTGCTTCCCCCTGGCGTATCTCCGGGTGCACGGGAACGCACCGGGGGAGTGGCCCCGGCACGTCCGCACGGCCGTCGTGGGGCTGGGCATCGCCGCGGTCGGCACCGGGTTCGCCTTCTACGGGTTCGCCGTCTTCGACGAGGAATGGCAGCGCAGCGGCTACTACCTCGCGCTGGTGATCGCCGCCCTGGGGTTCTCCTGGCTGTTGCCGCCCAGCGACGAGGCGCGGGCCGCCCGCCTCCACCGCACGCCGGCGTTCGCCCACAACCGGATGGTGCACGCCCTGTTGAAGGAACAGGCCCTGGCGGCGGGCCGCCGGGAGTTCCTCGGTTCCTCGCGGGTCGCCCTCGCCACCGGAGAGCTGACGGCGCGCGCCTGGAACGAACGGTGGCTCGGGCTCGGCGCACTGGGCTCCCGCGGCACGGCACCGCAGCACTCGGCCGCCCTCCGGCTGGCCGCCCTGGGCACGTCCGGAGGCCGCACCGCCCTGCGCAACGGGGTGGCTGCGGCTGTGATGCTCGGTGTCCTGTGCCTGCCGTGGATGGGGTACACGGTGCCCTCGCTGGCGGCCGGTGACGCCCAGGGCATCGGCGACCTCCAGGTGTGGCTGTACACCCTGCGCTGGCCCGTCTACGGCTTCGTCTACGGCTACGCCTACTCGTGGCTGCGCGGCGGCAGTCCCATCGGCAAGGCGCTGTGTCTGCTCGCCGTGGTCCTCCCCGCCGAACTCGCCCAACTCCTGTACAGCGGCCGGGAACCACGCGACTTCGCCGTCTCCCTCCTGCTGGCCACCGGCAACTGCCTCGCCGTCCTCCTCGTCCTCGGCCTCTACTGGGAAGCCCGCCTGGTGCGCGCCGCCGGCCTGCGCTGGGGGCAGATCCGCAACTTCCGCTCGCTGTCGGCGACCGCCGTTCCGGCCACCACGGTGCTGGTCGCCGCGGCCACCGCGCTGGCGACCGCCATGGTCGGCGTCTGGATCACCCCGGACAACACGGCGCCCTCGGCCCCCGAGAACCGCCCCTCGGCCGAAAGCAGCGTCACCCCGGGCCCATGACCCGCGACAGCGCCCGGCTCGCGGCCACCGCCCTCACAGCTCGGCGTACACAACGGTCGCGTCGTCGTGCGTCTTGCTCCGCCGCAGATACGTCCGCTCCTGCGCGTCGGCGCGCTCCAGCGCCCGGACCTGGCCGACCAACTCCGCCGCCCCCTCCTTCCGTACGAGAGTGAAGCAGTCCGCCCAGTCGCCCTGGCCGAACTTCTCCACCCAGCGGGTCGCCCCGTCCGTCAGGGCGACGAGGGTGCGGACGGCGGTGCGGGGGAGTGAGCCCGTCACCGCCCGGGCCGCGACCGAGGGGTCGGCGGCGGCCGTGAAGAAGCCGCCCTCCTTGTTACGGAGCGTGGTGTCGATCATGGCGTCCGTCGCGAGGGCGGAGCGGGGGAGGCGGGAGAGGCGGTCGTCCAGGACGACGGTCACCTCGCCGGACGGGGATTCGGCCAGCAGCGCGGAGTCCGAGAGGACCAGGTATTCGACCTCCTGGGGGGACCAGCGGGCCAGCACCACGGTCGCCTGTGGGGTGCGTGGGTGAGAAAGGTCACAGGTGGTGGCGTGGGCCTCAGCTGTTCGGAGGATCGCCCGGGAGAGAATCTCCGCCAGGGTCAGATCCCGGCAGGAAACGGTCAGTTCGGTCAGCGCGCCGCCCAGGCGCGCGGTGTACCAGGGGACCGAATGCAGACAGCCCGTCTCGCCTCTCGGCGGTGTCACTCCGTCCAGGACGATCAGCGAACCGCCCTGTCCCGAGGCCGGAAGGCCGACGCTCGCGAAGTCCTCGTTGGGGCGGTCCGGGTCGCCGGGTTCCGACACAAGTTCCGTACGCATACGGCCAGTCTGCACGACCTCTTCACAGGCTCCGCAAAACGTTGGCACTCATGGTCGAATAAGCGCAGTCCCGCAGGTCAGACGCCTGGTTTGGGCTGGAATGGATCACTCCGGGAATGCGTGGCGGCGAATCCTGCCAAAGCACGCCGCTCACGTCCAACCGGCGCCGCGCGCGGGCCCTTTGGAGCGGCCGCCGGAACTTGCCCGCCAACTCCCGTCCGGGGTTCACTCCTTCGGGTGGCGGGCCGGACGATGCGCGACCACTGCCTACCGGCACTGGGAGGGTCGCCGTACCGGGATGACGGAGCGTCACCCGGGCCCATGGGTATCACGAGTCAGGAATGCGAGCACCGGTGCAGAAGAAGCGGCCGCGGCGCACAGGCAAGCAGACGGCCCCCCAGGGGGGCGCCACCGGTGCCGCCGTGCCCGACCCCGCGGGCAGCGGGCGCCGTACCCACGTACGCAACCGGCTCATCATCGCCGTGGCTGTCGTGGCCGCCGCCATCGCCGCGGCCGGTGTCCCCTCCCTCATCACCGCCTCGGGCCAACTGAGCGACTCCCAGGACCTGGTGACGCTCTCCGGGCAGACCCAGGACGCGCTGTCGCTGGCCCACTCCCTCGCCGACGAGCGGGACGCGGTCACCTCGTACATCGCCGCCGGACGCCCCAAGTCCCAGGCCCCCGACGAGGATCGCAGCGCCCGCGTGGACCGGCAGGTCGAGGAACTCCGCGCCGACACCGACATCCCCGCCGCGCTCCGCTCGGACCTCGACGACGTCGCCGCCGTACGACGGGCCGCGCTCACCGGCAAGAGCAGCGCGCTGGAGGCGCACGACGCGTACTCCGGTGCCATCACCGAACTGCACCGGCTGGCCGAGCAGTTGGCGGAGAAGATGCCGCCGCGGGCCGGTTCCGGCGCCTACGCGCTCGCCGAACTCGACGCCGCCGTCCAACAGGCCGCCGCCACCCGCGGGTTGCTCCTCGCCGCCCTGAACGTGCCGACGACCACCGAGACGGTCATCAGCCCCATCACCGGTCTTTCTGTCACCGAGACCACCTCCACCAAGGCCCAGAGCAAGCAGCGCGACGCCCTCAGCGCCGCCGCCCAGCAGGCCCGGCTGCGCTCCGACGCGGCCCTCGCCGACTTCCGCGACAGCGCGACGAAGGACACCGTCGCGGGCTACGACTCCACGGTCACCGGGTCCGAGGTCAACTCCGCCGAGAAGTACCTCGCCTCCCTCACCGCCCAACCCACGCTGTCCGACGACCAGTTGGACACCAGCACGAAGAAGCTGGACGCGGCGCTCTCCGCCCGCGTGGACCTGATGCGCGGCGAGGAGTCCGCGCTCTACGTGGACCGGGGCAAGGACCTCGCCCGGCTCCGCGACGACGACGTCAAGGCGCTGGAACTCCGCGTCGCGATCCTCGGCGCCCTCATGCTGCTCGCCGTGGGCATCGCCACCGCCATGGCCCGCACCCTCACCCGCCCGCTCTCGGTCCTGCGCCGGGGTTCGACGCGGCTGGCCGAGGCGGAGGACCCGAGCGCCGAGGAGCCCATCAAGTTCACCGGCCGCAACGACGAGTTCGCCCAGGTCGTCCGCTCGGTCAACGCCCTGCACGCGCACGCCGCCACCCTCCACGAGCGCATCGCCACCCTGGAGGCCGACCGCAAGCACCTCGTCGGCCAGCGCCAGAAGATGGCCGACGCCCGCGAGGAACTCCGCGCCGAAGTCACCGATTCCGCAACGCAGTTGGAGCGCCTGCGGACCAGCATCGGCGGCACCTTCGTCAACCTCGCGCTGCGCAGCCTGGGCCTGGTCGAGCGCCAACTCGCCGTCATCGAGGGCCTGGAGGAGCGCGAGCAGGACCCCGACCGCCTCGCCACCCTCTTCAAGCTCGACCACTTCGCCACGGTCATGCGCCGCCACAACGAGAACCTCCTCGTCCTCGCCGGCACCGAGCACGTCCAACAGCACGCCGGACCCGTCCCGTTGGTCGACGTGGTCCGCGCGGCGGTCAGCGAGATCGAGCGCTACGAACGCGTCCGCATCTCAGCCCTCCCCCCGCACGCGCACGTGGCGGGCTTCGCGGCCGACGACCTGAGCCACCTCCTGGCCGAACTGATGGAGAACGCGAGCTCGTTCTCCCCGCCGGACGCCCCCGTGGAGATCTCCGGCTGGCTCCTGGAGAACGGCGAGGTCATGCTCTCCGTCCAGGACGAGGGCATCGGCATGACCGACGACCGCATGGCCCGCCTCAACCTCCGCCTCACCGAGTTCGACCCGGAGTCCCCCTACGACCAGGAGGGCGAGGAGGGCCTGGGCCTCGGCCTGTACGTCGTGGCCCGCCTGGCCCACCGCCACGGCGTCCGAGTCCAGCTCCGCGACCAGAAACAGGGCGGCATCGCGGCGGTGGTGGTCCTCCCGAGCCCGCTGCTGGCACCGGCCCCCACGTCGGCGGTCCCCTCCGCCACCCCGCAGCCCGGCGACACCCACTCCTACTCCCTCCCCGGCGCCTCGGCGGAGGCCAACTCCAACGTCCTGCGAGGCCGTTCGGCCCACTCGGACCACACGGACCCGCTGGTGGCCCTGGCGGAGCAGGCGGTACGGGAGACTCCGGCGGAGACGTCGGCGCAGGCTCCGGTGAGAAATCCGGTGGAGATCCCGGCGGAGTCTCCTGCGGAGATGACGATGGAACTCCTGCTGCCGCTGACGCCGGAGGACCGAGGGGCCACGGCCGCAGACGAACGGCCGGCCGCCGACGGCGAGTTCGCCCCACAGGGGCCACCCGCACCCGACAACGATGCCCGCACGGGCGGTGCGGGTGGGAACAAATTCACGGCTGAAGGCGAAGCCGAAGCCGTGGAACACGAACGAGCCCAGGACGAGGACCCCGTCACGGACAAGGGCCTCCCCAAACGCACCCCCAAGATCACCCAACCCGCCCAAGCCCCGCGCCAGCGGACCGGCACAGTCGACGCGGACGCCCTGCGCCGCAGACTGGGCGGCTTCCGCGCGGGAGCCTCCGCGGGCTACAAGGACGTAGAAGCGGAGATCGCCGAACAGACCGGCCAGAACCCGGTCCCGGCCCCGCGAAGCGCACCCGCACGATCCGAAGAACCCACGGGGGGCACCGTCGAGGAGGCAAGCAGTTGACCGCGCCCAGTACCTTCGGACTGAGCAGTGAAGCCCGCAACCTGCACTGGCTGCTGAGCAACCTCGTCGAGGAGGTGCCCGGCATCCAGTCGGTCGCGGTCGTCTCCTCCGACGGCCTGCTGCTCCTCTCCTCCGATCCGGGGAGGAACGCCGAGGCCAAGGAAGCTCTCGAAGCCAAGCGCACCGGCCCACGAGGCTCCGCCGCGGACCTCGCCACCATCGTCTCCGGCATCGGCAGCCTCACCGTCGGCGCCGCGAAGCTGATGGACTCAGGCCCGGTGAAGCACACCATGGTCGCGATGGAGGAGGGCAGCCTCTTCGTGATGTCGATCAGCGACGGTTCGCTGCTCGGCGTGCACGGCTCCGCGGACTGCGACATGAGCGTCGTGGCGTACCACATGGCGCTCTTCGTCGGCCGCGCCGGCCACGTCCTGACGCCCGAACTCCGCAGCGAGCTACGGAAATCCCTCGAAGACGCGACCTCGGGGAGTGCGCGATGAGCGGCAGTACGCCCAACAAGCTCCCGGTGCGCGGCGGCGACCGCAAACCCGCCCGGGTACGCCCCTACTCGCTCACCGGCGGCCGTACCCGATTCGGCCATGTCCTCCTCGTGGAGACCTTCGTCGCGGCGCTCGAAGCCCCGGAGGAGCGCAAGGAGTTGACGAACGGCTCCCTCAACACCCGGGTCATGCCGGAGATGCGGGCCATCGTCGAACTCTGCCGCCGTATGCGCACGGTGGCCGAGATCGCCGCGCTGCTGAAGATGCCGCTCGGTGTGGTCCGCGTGCTCCTGAGCGATCTCGCGGACCAGGGAAAGATCCGTGTGTACGGAACCGGAACCGCTCACGGTACGGGCCGTCCTGACCGCGCTCTGCTGGAAAAGGTGCTGAGTGGACTCCGCCGTCTCTGACGCCGCCGCCTACGGCGTCTCCCCGCTCCTCGACGACGAGAAGCGACTGCGCAACGACGAGAAGCAACTCCTCGACGACGAGGAGCAGTTGCGGCCCTGGCAGCAGGACCGCACGCGCGCGCCCGTCGCCACGAAGATCGTGGTGGCCGGCGGCTTCGGCGTCGGCAAGACCACCATGGTCGGCGCCGTCTCCGAGATCCAGCCCCTCCAGACGGAGGCGCTGATGACCGAGGCCAGCGAGGAGACGGACGACCTCACCGGCACCCCGGACAAGGTCACCACCACGGTCGCCATGGACTACGGCCGTCTCACGCTCGACGACGACCTGGTGCTCTACCTCTTCGGTACGCCGGGCCAGCAGCGGTTCTGGTTCATGTGGGACGACCTGGTGCGCGGCGCGATAGGCGCCGTCGTGCTGGCCGACACCCGCCGCCTCAAGGACTGTTTCCCGGCGCTGGACTACTTCGAGAGCTGCGGGCTGCCGTACGTCGTCGCGGTCAACCACTTCGCGGGCAGCGAGCGGTTCGACCCGGAGGACGTGCGGGAGGCTCTGACGATCCCCGCGCACGTACCTGTCATGATCATGGATGCGCGGCAGCGGATTTCGGCCATCGAGACCCTGCTCGCGCTCGTCGCCCACGCGCTGGACGTCACCCCCGAGTAGCCCTCGACCACGATCGGTCGCGACCAAGGAGCCACCACCCGTATGCGGAAGATACTCGTCGTCGGAGCCGGTCAGTCCGGGCTCCAACTCGCCCTCGGACTCCAGTCGCACGGGTACGAGGTCACCCTGATGTCCAACCGGACGGCGGACGAGATCCGCACCGGGCGGGTCATGTCGACGCAGTGCATGTTCACCACGGCACTGCGGCACGAGCGCGATCTCCAGCTGAACTTCTGGGAGTCCCAGGCCCCGAAGATCGAAGGACTCGGCGTCTCGGTCGCCGCGCCCGGTTCGCACGATCCGGGTCCGACGCAGCGCGCGATCGACTGGGTGGGCAAGCTCGACGGGTACGCGCAGTCGGTCGACCAGCGGGTGAAGATGGCCGGCTGGATGGAGACGTTCGCCCAGCGCGGCGGCCAACTGGTCATCCATGGCGCGGCAGTCGGCGACCTCGACTACTTCTCCCGTACGTACGACCTCGTCCTGGTGTCCGCGGGCAAGGGCGAGCTGGTCTCGATGTTCGCCCGCGACCCGGAGCGGTCCCCGTACACCGAGCCGCAGCGCGCGCTGGCGGTCTCCTACGTCCACGGTCTCGGACCGCGCCCGGAGCACCCGGAGTTCGAGGCGGTCCGCTGCAACCTGGTGCCCGGCGTGGGCGAGTTGTTCGTCATGCCGACGCTCACCACGTCCGGGCGCGCGGACATCCTGTTCTGGGAGGGCATACCCGGCGGGCCGTTGGACGTCTTCAACGGCGTCAAGGACCCGGCTCAGCACCTCTCCCTGACCCTGGAACTCATGGAGAAGTTCACGCCGTGGGAGTACGAGCGGGCGCGGGACGTCGAACTGACGGACGCGGGTGGGACGTTGGCCGGGCGGTACGCGCCCACCGTCCGTAACCCGGTCGGTCAACTGCCCGGTGGTGGACTGGTGCTGGGCGTCGCGGATGTCGTCGTCGCGAACGACCCGATCACCGGGCAGGGGTCCAACTCCGCGTCCAAGTGCGCCGCTTCGTATCTCGCGTCGATTCTTGAGCACGGGGAGAAGGAGTTCGACGGGGACTGGATGACGGCGACGTTCGAGCGGTACTGGGAGACTGCGCGGCACGTTACGAAGTGGACCAACGCGATGTTGGCTCCGCCGCCGGAGCACATTCTCAACCTTATTGGGGCGGCTGGGCAGTTGCCGCCGGTGGCGGATCGGTTCGCCAACGGGTTTGATGACCCCGCCGATTTTGAGAACTTCTTCTATGAGCCGGAGAAGACCGGGGCTTACCTGGCTTCTGTTGCCGGGGCCTAATCGCCGTTGGTGGTGGGGAGAGTTGGCGGCTGCGCGTCCGTTGTGGCTGGGCGCGCAGTTCCCCGCGCCCCTTTGGGGCGCTGATCTGGACGTACTGCTCCGAGGATGGGGTAGGACGCGATCGGCGACACCTGGACCTTCTCGCCTGTGCGGGGGGCTTGGACCACTTGGCCCGCGCCCAAGTACAGCGCCACGTGGGTTGCCTTGGGGAAGTAGATGACCAGGTCGCCGGGGCGGAGTTCGTTGAGCGGGACTCTCGGCAGCTCGGCCCATTGCTCTTCGCTCGTCCTCGGGATCGGCGTTCCCGCGTGGCCCCAGGCCTCGGACGTCAGGCCCGAGCAGTCGTACGTCTTCGGGCCCTCCGCTCCCCACTCGTAGGGCTTGCCCACCTGCTGTACCGCGTAGCGCAACGCCCGGTCGCCCTCGCGTGAGGGTTCGCGGTTGTCGTCGCCCAGGGCGCCTGAAGTGACCAGCTTCTGCTGGGACTTGTCGACGTCGGTCTTCTCGAAGGCTGCCAGGGCGGTGAGTTGGTCGGGGGTGAGGGACGTGAGGAGCTTCTCCACGTCGGCGAGGCGTTTGCGGACGTCGTCCTGGTCCTTCTTCTGGCGGGCGGCCAGGGTGAGTTGGGTGTCCAGGGCCTTGCGGGCCGCGCGGGCCAGGCCGTCGCTCTTCTTCTCGCTGCCGACCAGTCGGCCGATCGTCTCGGCGCGCTCCCGCGCCAACTGGCCGATGACATGCCCCTCGTCGAGCGCGTGCTGGGGATCGCGGGCGAGGAGGAGGCGGACGTACGGGGAGATGGCGGTGCTGTTCTGGTACTGCTCGCGGGCCAGGCGGCCGGCCGCGCCCCGGCTGTCGTGGAGGGAGAGGCGGGCGCGGGAGAGTTCGGAGTCGAGGCGGTCGACCTCGGCGCGCTGCTTCTTCAGCTTCTCCTCGGTGGCGTTGTACGTCTCCGTGGCATGTTCGGCATCCTGGTAGAGGGTCTGAAGGTCCGTCAGGAGTTCGGCCACGGGGCGCTGTCCGGGGGCCGGGGGTTCGGGTACGGCCGCGGCGGGCAGCGGGGCGAGGACGGTGCCGGCCGCCACCGTTGCCGTACAGACCAGACGCAGAAGCCTTCCTGACACGTCATCACCTCCGGTGCGCGGCGGGCCTTCCGCCCCGCACCGTGAGCATCAGCCGGGGGCGGCGGGTCCGCGCGCCGGGTGTGCGCGGTTCGGCGTAACCAGGTCACCCGTGGGTGTCGTCCGGCTTGCCGCCCGGCGTGGCGTCTGGTGCGGAGTCCGGCTTGGCGTCCGGTTCGGCGTCCGGTTTGGTCCAGGGCCACCTGAGTCCGCTTCCCCGCTTCCCCGCCCCTTTTTCACCTTCGGCGGAGTACTCGTACTTCCAGCCTTTGGGGAGGCCGAGTCGTTTGCTGTGGGCGCGGGGGACCCGGCGGTAGACGAGGACGGTGGGCGGGCCGCCGGCGTCGTCGGGGACCGGGATGCGGTACGTCTTCGGCGGGGTGCCGGTCGGGCCGAGCAGCACGGGCAGGGAACGCCCGTCCATCGGGCCGCCCTCGAACGGGGTCTCTTCGCTCTTCACGGGACCAGTCTCAGCCATCCGCCGCGAGGCCCTGGACCAGCGCGGCCGTCTGCGGGTCCCGCCGCGCCGTCACCGACAGCACGGCCCCGAACTGCTCGACCAGCCAGTCCCGCAACTCGTCGAGCGGCGGTTGCTTGTCCTCGTCGAGCCAGATGAGGGACGCGGCTTCCACGGCCGTGATCCACATCCGTACGGTCATGCGGAGGCGGGGGCCGGGGTCGGTGACCCCGAGGTGGCTGAGGATGTGCAGGGCGGCGGCCCTGCGGACGCCGTCCACGATGGCTGTCGTGCGGGACGTCTCTACGACGCTGCCGCCCTGGAGGAGGGCGCTGAAACCGGCGTCGTGCTGGTCGACGAAGCCGAGGTAGCGGTCCAGGGCGCGGGCGAGGCGGGGGAGGAGCGGGCCCTCGCGGGGTTCGTCGAAGCACTGCCGGAGTTCGTCG
The nucleotide sequence above comes from Streptomyces sp. N50. Encoded proteins:
- a CDS encoding helix-turn-helix domain-containing protein is translated as MSPATPAYRRLGVEERRSQLLDASLTLFAHRAPEEVSLDDVAEAAGVSRPLVYRYFPGGKQQLYEAALRSAADELRQCFDEPREGPLLPRLARALDRYLGFVDQHDAGFSALLQGGSVVETSRTTAIVDGVRRAAALHILSHLGVTDPGPRLRMTVRMWITAVEAASLIWLDEDKQPPLDELRDWLVEQFGAVLSVTARRDPQTAALVQGLAADG